The following coding sequences are from one Triticum aestivum cultivar Chinese Spring chromosome 5A, IWGSC CS RefSeq v2.1, whole genome shotgun sequence window:
- the LOC123103328 gene encoding probable plastid-lipid-associated protein 2, chloroplastic — MAGVAASLNAASLSAPSPQAPGATAARGRLLVPAAARRFPSLRAARRVVAARAAPVDADDEWGKEPAVGGTSVAEAPSEAAAAAVEVAALKQKLKAALYGTERGLRASSETRAEVVELITQLEARNPTPAPTEALTLLNGKWILAYTSFSQLFPLLGSGRLQALVKVDEISQTIDSENFAVQNCIKFSGPLASTSVSTNAKFEIRSPKRVQIKFEEGIIGTPQLTDSIVLPEKFEFFGQNIDLSPLSGIFTSIENAASSVAKTISGQPPLKIPFRSESAGSWLLTTYLDAELRISRGDGSSIFVLFKEGSSLSI, encoded by the exons ATGGCGGGAGTAGCAGCGTCCCTCAACGCCGCGTCCCTGTCCGCGCCGTCGCCCCAGGCCCCGGGGGCGACCGCCGCCCGCGGCCGCCTCCTCGTCCCGGCGGCGGCCCGGCGCTTCCCGTCGCTGCGGGCCGCGCGGCGCGTcgtcgcggcgcgggcggcgcccgTGGACGCCGACGACGAGTGGGGGAAGGAGCCGGCGGTGGGAGGGACGTCGGTGGCGGAGGCGCCCTCGGAGGCTGCCGCGGCCGCGGTCGAGGTGGCGGCGCTCAAGCAGAAGCTCAAGGCGGCGCTGTACGGGACGGAGCGCGGCCTACGCGCGTCCAGCGAGACGCGGGCGGAGGTGGTCGAGCTCATCACGCAGCTCGAGGCGCGCAACCCCACGCCGGCGCCCACCGAGGCGCTCACCCTCCTCAACGGCAAGTGGATCCTCGC GTACACATCATTTTCGCAATTGTTCCCACTGTTGGGGTCTGGAAGGCTACAAGCTCTTGTCAAGGTGGACGAAATATCACAGACTATTGATTCCGAGAACTTTGCGGTGCAGAACTGCATCAAGTTTTCAGGACCTTTGGCGTCAACTTCAGTGTCCACCAATGCCAAATTTGAAATTAGAAGCCCCAAACGTGTACAG ATCAAATTTGAAGAAGGCATCATCGGCACTCCGCAGCTGACCGATTCCATTGTACTGCCAGAGAAGTTTGAATTCTTTGGACAGAACATTGACCTGAGCCCGTTGAGCGGCATATTTACTTCGATCGAGAACGCGGCGTCCTCCGTCGCCAAGACCATCTCCGGTCAGCCCCCACTGAAGATACCTTTCAGGAGCGAGAGCGCTGGGTCCTGGCTGCTCACAACCTACCTTGATGCCGAGCTTAGAATCTCCAGAGGAGATGGCAGCAGCATCTTTGTGCTGTTCAAGGAAGGAAGCTCGCTGTCGATATAG